A stretch of Cytophagales bacterium DNA encodes these proteins:
- a CDS encoding porin family protein, with protein sequence MTPRNSSSGIRLLLVSLLLCLLTLTLPAQRKLDAKGGLEAFLDTQWWLGLRAGSNLTNPKTESFYSVLSAIDYDAENLKKNYESFQAPGIQLGLDLTYYHRGISIGILPTFKRYRYDYDNSLEWITATDIFQTKYQVAQNLDYLEVPLVLKYDVLKSGNLRPFVQLGIQWGFAIGAEKSLTINHQEGTPAATSGGTISIDTKKDFKGFAAALAGIGASFDIGNIRMSLDFSYHYGLTSIIEKERLFTENQLTAVGDINDDIRLTNLQGNLSFLFPLRFIDTTFKSGR encoded by the coding sequence ATGACACCAAGAAACTCATCATCAGGGATTAGACTGTTGCTCGTTAGTCTGTTGCTGTGCCTGCTCACATTGACACTTCCAGCACAAAGAAAACTTGATGCCAAGGGTGGATTAGAAGCCTTTTTAGATACCCAATGGTGGCTGGGTTTGCGCGCAGGCAGCAACCTGACCAACCCGAAAACCGAATCCTTTTACTCGGTACTGAGTGCCATCGATTATGATGCCGAAAACCTGAAGAAAAACTATGAATCTTTTCAGGCACCAGGCATACAGTTAGGATTGGACCTGACCTACTACCATCGTGGCATCTCGATTGGTATCCTGCCTACTTTCAAGCGGTACCGGTACGATTATGACAACTCGCTGGAATGGATCACTGCAACAGACATTTTCCAAACCAAATATCAGGTAGCTCAGAACCTGGATTATCTGGAGGTACCTCTTGTTTTGAAATATGACGTTCTAAAATCTGGCAACCTCCGCCCCTTTGTTCAATTGGGCATCCAATGGGGTTTTGCCATCGGAGCAGAAAAATCATTGACCATTAACCACCAGGAAGGCACGCCCGCAGCCACTTCAGGGGGCACCATTTCGATCGATACCAAAAAGGATTTCAAGGGTTTTGCCGCAGCGCTGGCAGGGATCGGTGCCAGTTTCGATATCGGTAATATCCGAATGAGTCTGGACTTCAGTTATCATTATGGTCTTACGAGCATCATTGAAAAAGAAAGGCTTTTTACCGAAAATCAGCTGACAGCAGTAGGAGACATCAATGATGATATCCGTTTGACCAATCTGCAAGGCAACTTGAGTTTCTTATTCCCACTGCGCTTTATCGACACCACTTTTAAGTCCGGAAGATGA
- a CDS encoding ATP-binding protein: MASSAFVYIFSDAKRDQVSDLMYTVKVIRSYYELSFHQWELSLLSVGNRLMEIDDPGERLAYANRALEVYQKELLAFGLADTSGQVLTFTGRRLNDTLPDLRSSEDTRRSFDLTLERDGITLGESYYFENVADWILPIRVPIRNDQNEIIAVNTSAIDYSSLVSELAAFGFNETYLIHLKNIDFNTTQLYYPLASDQYKNVLGSDKLDYQNIDTVGVTDGIHMMVGKHPLTGSDCMIVCTDLNPFNHRLIITVPGSSVYGLIFERFKIGLIVYLILLISSFILYWYLRKNLKTSLSKVRTEQANLKSIFESTSSVIGLFDRKKQLLEFNSAFNDYSVMTDDLPLHKNMDLLKQIKHQESAAVFSKFMDRALNGEKFQEVISYPGSQGELTFRFTYNPVYDEEEVVGFAFFAEDITEIRSYQQQLEEYNKGLEQKVFERTQELGRKNRELEEGYQKLQTTQQQLIRAEKMASLGILSAGIGHEINNPLNFIKHGAISLKEQLESVPNKKDYDQYFEVIEEGVKRASAIVMGLSHFSRTGEAMDESCDLHQVLDNSLTLLTNRLKSKNIEIIKSYDADPFVIPGNEGKLHQVFTNIIKNAEQAIFDKGVIRIVSSNRKDRVVIEISDTGTGIDQSLLQKVTDPFFTTKGPGEGTGLGLFICQMIIDDHDAQLEITSEKGRGTTFVLSFKAT; encoded by the coding sequence ATGGCCAGTTCAGCCTTCGTATATATTTTCAGTGATGCCAAGCGGGATCAGGTCAGCGACCTGATGTATACCGTCAAAGTGATCAGAAGTTACTATGAGCTAAGTTTTCACCAGTGGGAATTGAGCTTGCTAAGTGTAGGTAATCGGCTGATGGAAATTGATGATCCGGGTGAGCGTTTGGCTTATGCCAACCGGGCTCTTGAAGTTTATCAAAAGGAATTATTGGCATTTGGTTTAGCGGATACTTCAGGTCAAGTTTTGACTTTTACAGGGAGGCGCCTCAATGATACGCTACCAGATTTGAGGTCGTCTGAGGATACCCGGAGATCTTTTGATCTTACTTTAGAACGAGACGGGATTACGCTGGGAGAAAGTTACTATTTTGAAAATGTTGCTGACTGGATTTTGCCTATTAGGGTCCCTATTCGAAATGATCAGAATGAGATCATTGCCGTGAATACGTCTGCCATTGATTACAGTTCGCTGGTTTCGGAATTAGCCGCTTTTGGATTCAATGAAACGTATCTGATCCATCTAAAAAATATTGATTTCAATACAACTCAACTTTATTACCCATTAGCTTCAGATCAATACAAAAACGTGCTTGGTTCGGATAAATTGGATTATCAGAACATTGATACGGTAGGAGTCACCGATGGCATCCATATGATGGTAGGAAAACACCCTTTGACGGGATCAGATTGCATGATCGTTTGCACAGATCTTAATCCATTCAATCATCGCTTGATCATTACTGTACCCGGGTCATCGGTTTATGGTTTGATCTTCGAGCGGTTCAAGATCGGGCTGATTGTCTATCTGATATTATTGATTTCTTCGTTCATATTATATTGGTATTTGAGGAAGAACTTAAAAACCTCACTATCGAAAGTCAGGACTGAACAAGCCAACCTGAAGTCCATCTTTGAAAGTACTTCCAGCGTGATCGGATTATTTGATCGAAAGAAACAGTTGTTGGAATTTAATAGTGCTTTCAACGACTATTCAGTCATGACTGATGACTTGCCATTACATAAAAACATGGATCTGTTAAAGCAGATCAAACATCAGGAGTCGGCAGCGGTATTTAGTAAGTTCATGGACCGTGCCTTAAATGGTGAGAAGTTTCAGGAGGTCATTTCTTACCCAGGGTCCCAGGGTGAATTGACTTTTCGTTTCACTTACAATCCCGTATACGATGAAGAAGAGGTAGTCGGATTCGCCTTTTTTGCAGAGGACATTACGGAGATCCGTAGTTACCAGCAACAGCTCGAAGAGTACAATAAAGGTCTGGAACAGAAAGTTTTTGAACGTACTCAGGAGCTGGGTAGAAAAAACCGCGAATTAGAAGAAGGGTATCAGAAATTACAGACTACCCAGCAGCAGTTGATTCGTGCCGAGAAAATGGCTTCATTGGGTATCCTTTCGGCAGGTATAGGCCACGAGATCAACAATCCACTCAATTTCATCAAACACGGTGCGATTTCATTGAAGGAACAGTTGGAATCCGTTCCTAATAAGAAGGATTACGATCAGTATTTTGAAGTCATCGAAGAAGGAGTCAAGCGAGCTTCTGCGATTGTGATGGGGCTCTCACACTTCAGTCGGACGGGTGAGGCCATGGATGAGTCCTGTGATTTGCATCAAGTATTGGATAATAGTTTAACGCTATTGACCAATCGTTTGAAATCCAAAAATATTGAGATCATCAAATCTTATGATGCGGACCCATTTGTGATTCCTGGTAATGAAGGGAAGTTACATCAGGTATTCACCAATATCATTAAAAACGCGGAGCAAGCGATTTTCGATAAGGGAGTAATTAGAATTGTCAGTAGCAACAGGAAGGACCGGGTCGTGATTGAAATTTCAGATACAGGTACCGGGATCGATCAGTCGCTGTTGCAAAAAGTCACCGATCCTTTCTTTACAACCAAGGGGCCCGGAGAAGGAACAGGATTAGGATTATTCATATGCCAAATGATCATCGATGATCATGACGCTCAATTGGAAATCACTTCTGAAAAGGGGAGAGGGACTACTTTTGTGCTGAGTTTTAAAGCCACTTGA
- a CDS encoding DUF1800 family protein, which yields MPLTPLAGPLGKKRAAHLLRRACIGASTAEIDAFANISAEEAVTQLFRTDLPDPPLPIDPATGTEWISEVTDANSEEFQLGQYLNRWMIGQMLAVDVPADQRLAYTLRERIVTFLHTLFTTKRSVVNNSRAIYFQNALFRQFAFDQQDVIIPSEEEEVPDTIYRRDLKKLSEKVSVDNAMLVFLDGRLNVRGNPNENYARELLELFTIGRGLEGAIPEPAFDGDYFTFTEQDVQEGAKVLSGFNIDRTFSNIDQETGLPRGVVKGTNFATQHDNSTKVFSDRMGAGSISPDPTLLINSNAVEASVLDEITQFIDLIYAQAETSRHICRKLYRYFVYHQIDEDLQNTLIQDLTDIFEANQCKIQPVLEALFTSVEFYEGADGRTDDKFGALIKSPIDLTLGFIKNFDITIPSYETDLNGFYEFMGDLTGRINVMGLDYYEPFEVAGYPAYHQFPIYNRSWITTNYLTFRYQFVAQRFTVDDAMTGQVNVYDFVRNNIPESEASDTESLVIALAEYFLPMSEELSFDAEASELTAKRLNFFKEKLLFDGNPDPEAYWTERWTLGIDREDVSRQLNDLLNAMLQSPEYQLM from the coding sequence ATGCCATTAACGCCACTTGCCGGACCTCTTGGTAAAAAGAGGGCCGCTCACCTGCTCCGTCGCGCCTGCATCGGTGCTTCCACCGCGGAGATTGATGCTTTTGCTAATATCTCCGCTGAGGAAGCCGTCACGCAGCTTTTCCGAACAGATCTTCCTGATCCCCCTTTACCTATTGATCCAGCCACAGGCACCGAATGGATCTCAGAGGTCACAGATGCCAACAGTGAAGAATTTCAACTGGGTCAATACCTGAACAGATGGATGATCGGGCAAATGCTAGCCGTAGATGTTCCTGCAGATCAAAGATTGGCCTATACACTTCGGGAACGGATCGTTACTTTTCTCCATACCCTCTTTACCACGAAAAGATCGGTAGTCAACAATAGCCGGGCCATCTATTTTCAGAATGCACTGTTCCGACAATTCGCATTTGATCAGCAAGACGTGATCATACCTTCCGAAGAAGAGGAGGTGCCGGACACAATTTACAGACGAGACCTTAAAAAACTGAGCGAGAAGGTCTCTGTAGATAATGCGATGTTGGTGTTTTTGGATGGCCGTCTCAATGTGCGGGGCAACCCCAATGAAAACTATGCCCGAGAACTACTCGAGCTCTTCACCATTGGCAGAGGGCTGGAAGGTGCCATACCAGAGCCGGCTTTTGACGGAGATTACTTCACTTTTACGGAACAGGACGTGCAGGAAGGGGCTAAAGTACTGAGTGGCTTCAATATCGACCGGACCTTTTCGAATATCGATCAGGAAACGGGCCTTCCACGTGGCGTGGTGAAAGGAACCAATTTTGCAACGCAACACGACAATAGTACTAAGGTATTTAGCGATAGAATGGGCGCTGGGAGCATCAGTCCTGACCCAACACTCCTGATCAACAGTAATGCCGTAGAGGCCAGTGTACTGGATGAAATCACGCAATTCATTGACCTCATTTACGCACAAGCGGAAACTTCCAGACATATCTGTCGAAAACTCTATCGATACTTTGTCTACCATCAAATTGACGAAGATCTACAAAACACCCTCATCCAGGATCTTACCGATATTTTTGAAGCCAATCAATGCAAAATCCAACCCGTACTGGAGGCATTGTTTACCAGTGTTGAATTTTACGAAGGTGCAGATGGCAGAACAGATGATAAGTTTGGTGCACTGATCAAATCTCCTATCGATCTCACGTTGGGTTTCATTAAGAATTTTGATATCACCATTCCTTCTTATGAAACAGATCTCAATGGATTCTATGAATTCATGGGTGATCTCACGGGCCGGATCAATGTGATGGGACTGGATTATTATGAGCCTTTTGAAGTGGCGGGTTATCCAGCTTATCATCAGTTCCCAATCTATAATCGCAGTTGGATCACCACGAACTATCTGACTTTCCGCTACCAATTTGTAGCGCAACGATTCACTGTCGACGATGCCATGACAGGTCAGGTCAATGTGTATGATTTCGTCAGGAATAACATTCCCGAATCAGAAGCCAGTGATACGGAAAGCCTGGTGATCGCACTTGCAGAATACTTTCTGCCCATGTCAGAGGAATTATCATTCGACGCGGAGGCCAGTGAGTTGACGGCCAAGAGGCTCAATTTCTTTAAAGAAAAGTTACTATTCGATGGCAATCCAGATCCGGAAGCTTACTGGACTGAGCGATGGACCCTTGGCATCGACCGGGAGGACGTCAGCAGACAACTCAATGATTTACTCAATGCCATGTTGCAATCACCCGAATATCAATTGATGTAG
- a CDS encoding DUF1501 domain-containing protein has protein sequence MKRRNFLKKAGFAAGAPLAFQGVPLRLMAEHKPLQRLASQSNNDNVIVIVQLHGGNDGINTFIPLEQYDQYYSRRANIAIPYQVGTRTAIPLDSTIPFADQVGLHPDMVDFKHMYDTGRAAVYQGVSYENNNGSHFRGRDIWFMGGGADDYFSSGWVGRYLNAEFAPLTYPADFPTEEMPDPLALEMGNDLSLIFHQTGNIPTSLSLGASPDQVANTIANLEGFLDQGLDPRGLPPSFLNGSPYNTEMDWILGLEDKSETYIQRLSEIYQNAPESRVDYPDLYPFNAPEGARRNPLSNQLRLAARLLGGGVKTKVFLVRMGGFDSHAQQAESYDATMGTHAALLYHLSSAIRAFNEDLASRGLAQRVLTMTMSEFGRRIGSNGSYGTDHGTGGPVMMFGSGVNPGIYGTNPNMEDNNVAMQFDYRQLYANLLHEWMGVDREVIANDIFFGDFISGPNPEGGNFEPLDVIRDEILSTNKFRQDFFKIDGVFPNPATDATEIKLFLNDSQQVTLSLIDQSGKIVLDVKHHLRPGTHQLAIDLTTVSPGIYFVKAESEKLNDTKKLIIRD, from the coding sequence ATGAAGAGGAGAAATTTCTTAAAAAAAGCTGGTTTTGCGGCGGGCGCCCCTTTGGCGTTTCAGGGTGTACCACTCCGACTGATGGCAGAGCACAAACCACTGCAACGGCTGGCCTCGCAAAGCAATAATGATAATGTCATTGTCATTGTGCAATTACACGGTGGAAATGACGGCATCAACACCTTCATTCCGCTGGAACAGTACGATCAGTACTACAGCAGACGAGCCAATATTGCCATACCCTATCAAGTGGGAACACGTACTGCCATCCCGCTAGACAGTACGATCCCTTTTGCAGATCAGGTTGGACTCCATCCAGACATGGTGGACTTCAAGCACATGTATGACACGGGCCGAGCCGCGGTTTATCAAGGGGTCTCCTACGAAAACAACAATGGCTCCCACTTCCGAGGTAGAGATATTTGGTTCATGGGGGGTGGCGCCGACGATTACTTTTCTTCCGGCTGGGTAGGTCGGTACCTGAATGCAGAATTCGCTCCGCTAACCTATCCTGCGGATTTCCCAACAGAAGAAATGCCTGACCCTTTGGCACTGGAAATGGGCAATGACTTATCCCTGATCTTCCATCAGACAGGAAATATTCCTACCTCATTGTCATTAGGTGCCTCTCCTGATCAGGTCGCGAATACGATAGCTAACCTGGAAGGTTTTCTGGATCAGGGACTTGACCCGCGAGGTTTGCCTCCTTCCTTCCTAAATGGCTCACCTTACAACACAGAAATGGATTGGATATTGGGCCTGGAAGATAAATCCGAAACCTACATCCAACGCCTTTCCGAGATCTATCAAAACGCTCCTGAATCCCGTGTTGATTATCCAGACCTCTACCCCTTTAATGCACCGGAAGGCGCTCGAAGAAATCCTTTAAGTAATCAACTTCGATTGGCAGCAAGATTATTGGGTGGTGGGGTAAAAACTAAAGTATTTCTGGTGCGCATGGGCGGCTTTGATAGTCATGCGCAACAAGCCGAATCCTACGACGCTACCATGGGGACCCATGCTGCGTTGTTGTATCACCTCAGTTCAGCGATCCGTGCTTTTAACGAAGACCTGGCGAGTCGTGGGTTGGCACAACGAGTGCTCACCATGACCATGTCTGAATTTGGTCGACGCATCGGATCTAATGGAAGTTACGGAACTGATCATGGGACAGGCGGCCCCGTCATGATGTTTGGCTCAGGAGTCAATCCGGGTATTTATGGGACCAACCCCAACATGGAAGACAACAATGTCGCCATGCAATTTGACTACCGACAACTCTATGCGAATCTGTTGCATGAATGGATGGGCGTAGATCGGGAGGTCATTGCCAATGACATCTTCTTCGGTGATTTCATCAGTGGACCCAACCCCGAAGGTGGTAATTTTGAACCTCTGGATGTCATTCGTGATGAAATCCTTTCCACCAATAAATTCCGACAGGATTTCTTCAAAATAGACGGAGTGTTTCCTAATCCGGCAACTGACGCCACCGAAATCAAATTATTCCTCAATGACAGCCAACAAGTAACCCTCTCATTGATTGATCAATCTGGCAAAATCGTTTTGGATGTCAAACACCATTTACGACCCGGGACTCATCAACTAGCCATCGACCTAACCACTGTATCACCTGGCATTTACTTTGTGAAAGCCGAATCAGAAAAATTGAATGACACCAAGAAACTCATCATCAGGGATTAG
- a CDS encoding VWA domain-containing protein: protein MFISFFYFAKRAGLTITMVDLFHLLEALDKEVVGNCVDDFYYLCKATWVKSEHQYDLFDRIFGSFFHGVEGDAEDFTANIPEEWLKKGQVRDLSEEDKQKIEALGGLDKLIERMKELLKEQEKRHGGGNKWIGTGGTSPFGAYGYNPEGIRVGQQGSGAGRAAKVWDKREFKNLSGDVELNTRTMKMALKRLRILTREGLPTELDLDDTIRKTSENAGYLDIALQAQKRNNVKVLLFFDVGGSMDGHIEACERLFTAARHEFKHMEYFYFHNCIYEGVWKDNRRRWNEKTSTYDILHKYNPDYKVIIVGDASMGPYELTYAGGSVEHHNQEAGFVWLERLRDHFKSVIWLNPTHLSYWQYSESTQMLQQFFNNRMFPLTLQGLASSMKALKNPKLTFEKLV from the coding sequence ATGTTCATTAGCTTCTTCTATTTCGCGAAACGTGCCGGACTGACCATTACGATGGTGGATCTGTTTCACCTCCTCGAAGCACTGGACAAAGAAGTAGTGGGCAATTGCGTCGATGACTTCTACTATCTATGCAAAGCCACCTGGGTAAAAAGTGAACATCAATACGACTTGTTCGACCGGATATTTGGCAGCTTTTTCCATGGCGTTGAAGGAGATGCGGAAGATTTTACCGCAAACATCCCAGAGGAATGGCTGAAGAAAGGGCAGGTCCGGGACCTATCAGAAGAAGACAAGCAGAAGATAGAAGCCCTGGGTGGGTTGGATAAGCTCATTGAGCGAATGAAGGAGCTGCTGAAAGAGCAGGAAAAAAGACATGGTGGCGGCAACAAGTGGATAGGTACCGGCGGTACTTCTCCTTTTGGAGCGTACGGTTACAATCCCGAAGGCATTCGGGTAGGACAACAAGGTTCAGGAGCAGGCAGGGCGGCCAAAGTATGGGACAAACGCGAGTTCAAAAACCTGTCAGGCGATGTGGAGCTCAATACGCGTACCATGAAGATGGCACTGAAGCGATTGCGAATCCTGACACGGGAAGGCTTACCTACCGAATTGGACCTGGACGATACGATCAGAAAGACTTCCGAAAATGCGGGTTATCTGGATATTGCGCTACAAGCTCAGAAAAGAAACAACGTCAAAGTACTGCTGTTCTTTGATGTTGGCGGATCTATGGACGGTCACATTGAAGCCTGTGAAAGACTGTTTACTGCGGCTCGTCACGAATTCAAGCACATGGAGTATTTCTACTTCCACAATTGCATCTATGAAGGCGTTTGGAAAGACAATCGCCGAAGATGGAATGAAAAAACCTCCACTTATGACATTCTCCATAAATATAACCCTGACTATAAGGTGATCATCGTTGGAGATGCATCTATGGGACCGTATGAGCTGACCTATGCCGGCGGTTCGGTGGAGCACCATAACCAGGAAGCTGGGTTTGTTTGGTTAGAACGCCTAAGAGATCATTTCAAGAGTGTGATCTGGCTTAATCCGACTCATCTTTCCTACTGGCAGTATTCTGAGTCGACGCAGATGCTCCAGCAATTCTTCAACAACCGTATGTTCCCACTCACGTTGCAAGGCCTGGCCAGCAGCATGAAAGCATTGAAGAATCCGAAACTGACGTTTGAGAAGTTGGTCTAG
- a CDS encoding formylglycine-generating enzyme family protein, with the protein MKVTQILIGFLIVVSSCTIKEQSSRQAPEGMILIPEGNFMLGGKTDDAYWNELPAHEVQVASFLMDATEVTNREYKAFVDATGYQTVAERDVDWEEIKKQLPPGVEKPHDSLLRAGSLVFQATKGAVNLNDYTQWWQWTVGANWQHPEGPRSDINDRMNHPVVHIAYEDAQAYAEWIGKRLPTEAEWEWAAMGGTKDAKYPWGNDPADKATDKANFWQGSFPYEDRKLDGYGSTAPVKSYSPNGYGLYDMAGNVWELCADKYDVSWFSKQAQQKEIINPQGSPRFNDPTEPGTSKHVARGGSFLCNDSYCSGYRTSRRMGTSMDSGLNHTGFRCVVDL; encoded by the coding sequence ATGAAAGTCACTCAAATTTTGATCGGATTCCTGATCGTTGTAAGCAGCTGCACGATCAAAGAACAGTCCTCAAGGCAAGCACCGGAAGGCATGATTTTGATTCCAGAAGGGAATTTCATGTTAGGAGGGAAAACAGATGATGCCTACTGGAATGAATTGCCTGCTCACGAAGTACAAGTGGCTTCATTCTTAATGGATGCAACTGAAGTGACCAATCGCGAATACAAAGCGTTTGTGGATGCAACGGGGTACCAAACGGTCGCAGAACGAGATGTGGATTGGGAAGAGATTAAAAAACAACTCCCTCCCGGCGTAGAAAAACCTCATGATTCACTCTTGCGTGCAGGTTCTCTGGTTTTTCAGGCTACTAAAGGAGCCGTTAACCTGAATGACTATACGCAATGGTGGCAATGGACTGTCGGAGCGAATTGGCAACACCCTGAAGGTCCTCGCAGCGACATCAATGATCGCATGAACCATCCGGTGGTGCACATTGCCTATGAAGATGCACAGGCTTATGCTGAATGGATCGGGAAGCGACTACCGACAGAAGCCGAATGGGAATGGGCAGCAATGGGCGGCACGAAAGATGCGAAATATCCCTGGGGAAATGATCCTGCAGATAAGGCTACTGATAAAGCAAATTTCTGGCAGGGGTCGTTCCCCTACGAAGACCGGAAACTAGATGGTTATGGGAGTACCGCTCCGGTCAAATCTTATTCGCCCAATGGATATGGTCTCTACGATATGGCTGGCAATGTCTGGGAACTGTGCGCAGATAAATATGATGTCTCCTGGTTTTCTAAACAGGCACAGCAAAAGGAGATCATCAACCCACAGGGTTCCCCCCGATTTAATGACCCTACGGAACCCGGCACCTCAAAGCATGTGGCCCGCGGTGGGAGTTTTTTGTGCAATGACAGCTATTGCTCAGGTTACCGGACCAGTCGCAGGATGGGAACGAGTATGGATTCGGGGCTGAATCACACCGGGTTTCGATGTGTGGTGGATTTGTAA
- a CDS encoding PhzF family phenazine biosynthesis protein, translating into MPKEISTFIVDSFTDQAFKGNPAGVCLLEQPLSDWEMQSIATELNLSETAFLSQEQDHWNIRYFSPKMEIPLCGHATLASAQVLVEKYAPETIDFITGHGLKLKVKPEAESLVMEFPRYRTCDAEIPAGMLQALGIDKAINSVFNEETRILMIEIESTKKLKELAPDFNALLQTHDSLHGVLITTKGTEEYDFHSRYFWPWSGSNEDPVTGATHTFMAPYWGERLMKNKMKSFQASARTGFMDLELLDDQLLIKGMAVMVLEGFFKI; encoded by the coding sequence ATGCCCAAAGAAATCTCTACTTTTATCGTCGATTCATTTACGGATCAGGCATTCAAAGGCAATCCGGCTGGTGTTTGCCTATTGGAACAGCCTTTGAGTGATTGGGAAATGCAATCGATCGCCACTGAACTCAACTTATCTGAAACGGCTTTCCTTAGTCAGGAGCAAGACCATTGGAACATCCGCTACTTTTCTCCGAAAATGGAAATCCCATTGTGCGGACATGCTACTTTGGCGTCGGCCCAGGTATTGGTGGAAAAGTATGCTCCGGAAACCATCGACTTTATCACCGGGCACGGACTGAAACTCAAAGTAAAACCCGAAGCAGAAAGTCTGGTCATGGAATTTCCCCGTTACCGGACGTGTGATGCTGAAATTCCGGCAGGCATGCTTCAGGCACTAGGCATCGACAAGGCTATCAATAGTGTTTTCAATGAGGAAACACGGATCCTGATGATCGAAATTGAAAGCACCAAGAAGCTCAAAGAACTTGCTCCTGATTTCAATGCTTTGCTGCAGACTCATGATTCCCTGCATGGGGTACTAATTACGACCAAAGGCACAGAAGAATATGATTTTCATTCACGCTACTTCTGGCCATGGAGTGGTTCTAATGAAGATCCGGTAACCGGAGCTACCCATACTTTCATGGCCCCATATTGGGGTGAACGACTAATGAAGAACAAAATGAAATCTTTTCAGGCCTCCGCAAGAACCGGATTCATGGACCTGGAATTGTTAGATGATCAGTTACTGATCAAAGGAATGGCAGTGATGGTGCTGGAAGGATTTTTCAAAATTTAA